A window from Glaciimonas sp. PCH181 encodes these proteins:
- the dusA gene encoding tRNA dihydrouridine(20/20a) synthase DusA has protein sequence MYGGRKISVAPMMDWTDRHCRRFHREITRHTWLYTEMVTTGALLHGDVPRHLDFNDEEHPVALQLGGSDPADLAKSAKLGEQWGYDEINLNCGCPSERVQKGAFGACLMAESSLVADGVKAMRDSVSIDVTVKHRIGIDQIESYDFVRDFVGTIADAGCKTFIVHARNAILKGLSPKENREIPPLKYAFAYQLKHDFPELEIIINGAIKTTAEIDLHLQHVDGVMLGREAYHNPYLMADFDARYYADAEATPKSRAEVLASMIPYIHRQLELYGRDGSGLRLNSITRHMLGLMAGLPGARGFRQVLSDSKKLASGDPALLLEAVRRMQPLAA, from the coding sequence ATCTACGGCGGCCGCAAAATCTCCGTTGCCCCCATGATGGATTGGACGGACCGGCATTGCCGACGTTTCCATCGTGAAATTACCCGCCATACCTGGCTTTATACCGAAATGGTAACGACCGGTGCTTTATTGCACGGCGATGTGCCGCGTCATCTGGATTTCAATGATGAAGAGCATCCGGTAGCCTTGCAATTGGGCGGTAGTGATCCTGCCGATCTGGCGAAAAGTGCCAAACTGGGCGAGCAATGGGGCTACGATGAAATCAATTTGAATTGCGGTTGCCCGTCTGAGCGCGTACAAAAGGGCGCTTTTGGCGCTTGTTTGATGGCTGAATCGAGCTTGGTTGCCGATGGCGTGAAAGCGATGCGCGACAGTGTCAGTATTGATGTGACGGTCAAGCATCGGATAGGGATCGATCAGATTGAGTCTTACGATTTCGTGCGCGATTTTGTCGGGACGATAGCCGATGCGGGCTGTAAGACCTTTATTGTGCACGCACGCAACGCGATTTTGAAAGGCCTGAGTCCTAAGGAAAATCGCGAAATTCCTCCTTTGAAATATGCCTTTGCGTACCAGTTAAAGCATGATTTTCCGGAGCTGGAAATTATTATTAACGGTGCCATCAAAACGACGGCTGAAATCGATCTTCATTTACAGCACGTGGATGGGGTGATGCTGGGGCGTGAGGCGTATCACAATCCTTATTTGATGGCCGATTTTGACGCTCGTTATTATGCCGATGCCGAAGCAACGCCGAAATCGCGTGCCGAAGTGCTGGCTTCTATGATTCCCTACATTCACCGTCAGCTAGAGTTGTATGGGCGCGATGGAAGTGGGCTGCGCCTGAATAGTATTACGCGGCACATGTTAGGTTTGATGGCCGGTCTGCCGGGCGCGCGCGGTTTTCGGCAAGTATTATCCGACTCGAAAAAGTTAGCTTCCGGGGATCCTGCATTGTTATTGGAGGCGGTGAGACGGATGCAGCCGTTGGCGGCCTGA
- a CDS encoding cupin domain-containing protein, whose translation MSILVEKCSTGITSNPPQRKNMIGNNMEREEFANILLNEGFAEGIVVDKESNGFLDSHVHPFEAKALILSGELSLRVGDTEQLYQPGQVFHLPANTLHSERYGSVGVSYLVGRK comes from the coding sequence ATGAGTATTTTGGTTGAAAAATGCTCAACTGGAATAACTTCAAATCCGCCACAACGCAAAAATATGATCGGAAATAATATGGAGCGTGAAGAGTTTGCAAACATTCTTCTCAATGAAGGATTTGCAGAGGGCATCGTTGTGGATAAAGAGTCCAATGGATTTCTCGATTCCCACGTACATCCCTTCGAAGCGAAGGCGCTTATTCTCTCGGGTGAATTAAGTCTTCGGGTAGGTGACACGGAGCAACTGTATCAGCCGGGCCAGGTGTTTCACCTGCCTGCAAATACATTGCACTCGGAGCGTTATGGTTCGGTGGGTGTGAGTTATTTGGTCGGGCGGAAGTGA
- a CDS encoding aldo/keto reductase, which translates to MTTRKLGNSPLAVPPLTFGGNVFGWTIDAPTAFTLLDKLVDAGLNFIDTADVYSRWVPGNDGGESETIIGNWLKRSGKREQVIIATKVGMEMGKDKKGLSKAYIQEAVEASLRRLNTDYIDLYQSHEDDPSTPLAETLGAYARLVEQGKVRVIGASNYSAERLLEAVTISEQQGYPSYQSLQPQYNLYERAGYEQTMEPFVLKHGLGVINYYALASGFLSGKYRSEKDLGKSPRGQAVKRYLDARGLRILDALDSVALRLNATPTQVALAWLIARPSITAPIVSATTLAQVDDLILATRLSLDAAAIALLDQASAET; encoded by the coding sequence ATGACTACACGAAAGTTAGGTAATTCCCCGTTGGCAGTTCCACCTCTGACATTTGGCGGGAATGTATTTGGATGGACTATCGATGCGCCAACTGCATTCACCTTGCTAGATAAGTTGGTCGATGCGGGGCTGAATTTTATTGATACCGCAGATGTGTATTCGCGTTGGGTGCCCGGTAATGATGGTGGAGAGTCCGAAACTATTATCGGCAACTGGCTTAAGCGCAGTGGCAAGCGCGAGCAGGTCATTATCGCGACCAAGGTCGGTATGGAGATGGGAAAAGATAAAAAGGGACTGAGTAAAGCCTATATCCAGGAAGCGGTCGAAGCCTCATTGCGCCGCTTAAATACAGATTATATTGACTTATATCAATCGCATGAGGATGATCCTTCAACGCCGTTGGCAGAAACCTTAGGCGCGTATGCGCGTTTAGTTGAACAAGGTAAGGTACGCGTCATTGGTGCTTCAAATTATTCCGCCGAGCGACTGCTGGAAGCGGTGACGATAAGTGAGCAGCAGGGCTACCCAAGCTATCAGTCGTTACAGCCGCAATACAATTTATATGAGCGTGCTGGATACGAACAAACGATGGAACCCTTTGTGTTAAAGCATGGTCTCGGCGTGATCAACTATTACGCACTGGCCAGTGGATTTTTAAGCGGAAAATATCGCAGTGAAAAGGATCTTGGAAAAAGTCCTCGTGGGCAAGCCGTAAAACGTTATCTGGATGCGCGTGGCTTGCGCATACTTGATGCGCTTGATAGCGTCGCATTGCGGCTTAACGCCACGCCGACTCAGGTTGCATTGGCTTGGTTAATCGCCCGCCCCAGCATCACCGCGCCGATTGTTAGCGCCACCACATTAGCGCAGGTAGATGATTTGATATTAGCGACCAGATTGTCGTTGGATGCAGCAGCCATAGCTCTATTGGATCAGGCCAGCGCGGAAACCTAA